tgaactcctgacctcaagtggtctgcccgcctcggcctcccaaagtgctgggattgcaggcgtgagatATTACACCTGGCCAATTCTCCTTTTCTTACAAGAACACTGGTCACACTGCATTCAGAGCCAACCCTAACCCAGTATCGCCTCATCCTGATTTGATTCTATGAGCGCAGACCTTGCTTCCGAGCGAGGCCACTTCCTCAGGTACTGGTGGACATGAGTCTTTGGAGACACTGCTCAACCCACAGCACTCCCCCAGCTTGATTTCTGTGACTTGTTTTCCCCAGAGGAGGGGTGCCCTGAGAGGTCTCCACTGCCTGACCGGCTCCTTGGTGCCAAGCACTCTGCGAGGCTTCCCAGGGAACAGAGCACACAGGACCGCCCTCCTAGAAAGACCAACCAGCATCTGAGCTCACAATTTCCCAGCAGGGCAGTGGGGTGGAGAGAGaagcctgggctgggctgggctggcgaAGCTTCTCTGGGGAGGGGACGTCAGAGCAGGGTCTGGGGCTGACAAAAGCCCGCCCCTGGCTGGGGGCTGAGGGGGCAGGGGGCTGAGCCTGACACATGGGGATAGAGGACAGGCTGTGGGAGGGTGTGAACAGAAGAGTGCTTGAAGGGGTGCTGGGGACTTTGAGAGAGGGCAGCTGGCCCTGTCTGGTGGGGAATGCTGGCCCAGAGACAGGCCATAGGCCATGGCTGGGGTGGGGTTCAGAAACAGGACCACTGTCTCCCGGGCCAGGGCCCTCCCCAGCTACCTACTACTGGCTTTCCGGCTCTTGGGGTCGGGGGCGGGTCTGTGCCATGACCCCGCCACTGAGGCTGTGAGGAGGCTGGGGGTGCCCAGGGGCACCAAGGCACACCCCTACTCTCGCACCCATGTGTGGGCCCGAGCACCTGCTCTGCTGCCCCAAGGATCTGGTGATGTTTCCCAGGCAACTGTCTCACACAGCCTATCTGCCTGGCACTCCCGTATCCCGTaaatgccaccacatctggctacagGCGGGCGTGTCTGCCTGGCATCCATGGGCCAGCAGGTGTGGCAGAGCACAGCCCGCTTCCTGGCTGTGTCGGAAGGCTGCCCGGGCGTTTTGGCTGTTGTTGCCAGCAGGCGAGCATTGCCAGGGCACTGTGCTTGGGCGCCAGGCCGTTTTGCCACGTGGGAAGGGGTGGAGACAGCCCAGTGCCTTCAGCGTGTACCCAGGGTGCCTGCTGGTCACACGTCTCACTGGGAAATTGGGAGGGTGCACTGCCATCGGGCTGCTTAGGCCTGCCAGCCTCCGGGCCTGTCACTGCTGTCTTAGCCTGATTTGCAGGGTGTGAGCGCTGGGCAGAGACGATCATCCGGGGGACTCTGAGGATGCCAGTGGCTGGGACACTTGTTCCTTCGTGGTGGAAGGAGTTGGAGAGGGTTGGCTCCCTGACCTGCAACCAGCAGACCTCACCGGGCTTCTGAAACCAGCTCAGTGGGCTGGGGCCTGATTCATCATCCATAAATGCGTCCTTTTATGCCACAGAGGGTGAGGGGCCTCCTCGCCCACCGGTTTGCAGGTGTGGCAGCACGAGATGGGCGGCTCCGATGCCCCCACCCACTTGAACACCTTCGGCTCTGCCTGGGGTGCAAACTCCTACGGCTGAAACATTTTTTTGTAAACATGAATTTCGGCTTAGCAAAAACTCATTTCCACACTGCACGTGTCAGTTCCAACCagaaattattttccaataaaGCAAAACTCCCTGTCACCACAGTAGCAGCAGCTGGCTCTGAAGAAGTGGAGCCTTTTCACCAGGCTCAACTTTGAAACTtccaccagcaccagcaccactGTGTCTGCTGATAACTTTGGGACAGGCGGGACGAGGTGTGTTTGTTGGAGGCGAACACGCTTCCTTGTCTTGAGAGTCTTGAGTGGCCGGTCCCCTTCCAGGCCCTTGGCTGGCAGGCAGCTGTCGGGAGAGCTGTCAGGAGGGAGGGGATTGGGGGTCAGGCTTCCTGACAAGTGGAGGCACCCACCATGTGCCCAGAGCAGAGGTCACCCCAGTGCCTTTCTCTGTGGACTTATCCCTGGCTGTAGGTCACAGGGGCCTGCCCCACTGCCCCCTCCCCCGTGGTGACATGGGAGGAGGGGAAATTAATCCAGAGCAGCAGATAAACCAGAGGGGAAGAGCCCCCAGGAGGACAACTGTGACATGTTGCACTGCCTCTGCGTCCCCAAAGCACCAGGCCCAGAGGCCCTGCTTTCTGCCACATGGCACTGGCATGGGGCCCCGGCACCTCTTCCCTGGTGGCCAAGGGTAAATGAGGCCCACTGGGGTGACTAAGACCAAAGGGGATGGGGGCCCCCCAGCTTCGGTGCTGCAGGCTGGAGCCAGGCTCAGCTAGCCCCGAGGTCCCCTGCAGGCTCGTGCCTCCTAGCCTTGGGGCACCTGCAGTGAGAGCTTCCCAAGCAGCCCATGCCAGCCAGGCAGCGCAGGTGTCCCAGGTCTGGGCTACTTGAGACGCCTCCCTGCTCCTGCTTTGCTCTGCCCCTCTTGGGCCCAGTGGCCAGGACACCTGCATGCGGGAGCCGGGAGGGGCCGGAAGGGGCCGGAAGGATGCTGAAGGCCCCAGCAAAGCTGTAGTGTTTGGCTTCCCAGGGGTGGGGGCTTGGTCCTCCCTCCCAGAAAGACCCCTGTTCTGGAGCAGCAGCTGCACACAGGTGTCCCTCACACGGTCCTCCAGGACAGGGCAGGGGCCTGAGGTTCCCAGGCTCTGCCCAAGGGACCCAGGCAGGGAAGGAGATGAGTCCCAGGGGCTTGAAGCCCATCCGGAGGCCAGCCGGTCCTGCGGCAGGAGGGCACTGGACCATGTGGGGGCcatagaggaggaggaggcaggaaccACCCCCGGGTCCAACAGTGGAACCCTGGGGTTAGGGAGCCAGAgcggggaagggagagaaggggcaAGAACATATCTCCATCCCAGCATGGCCCAGAGAGCTGAGCAAACAAACACTTGTCTTCAAGggcctttttcttgtcttttttttgtttttcgaaatagagtcttgctgtgtcgcccaggctggagtgcagtggtgtgatcttggctcaccacaacctttgcctcctaggctcaagtgattttcatgcctcagccacccaagtagctgggattacaggcctgcgccaccacgccaggctactttttgtatttttagtagagatggggtttctccatgttggccaggctggtctcgaactcctggccctccagtgatcctcccgccttggcctcccacagtgctgggattgcaggcttgagccaccacacctggcttttttttttttttttgagatggggtctgcagtggcatgatcttggctcactgcagcctccacctccctgggctcaggtgatcctcccaccttagccccccaagtaggtgggaccacaggcacatgccaccatgcccagctaatttttttatttatagagacaaggtcttgccatgttgcccaggctggtctcaaactcctgggctcaagcaatctgcctgcttggGCCTCTccaagtcctaggattacaggcatgaaccactgggcctggcttttcctcctttcttgggaggctgggactATACTTCCAGGAAAGACCCAGAAGCTCAGAGCTGAAACCAGGGCAGCCAGGACTGCCGGGGAGCCCTGGACACTGGCTGTTTGGGAGCTCTTGGTCAGCTGGCACCTGCCATGTGGTGGACGTGGGGCTGTGGAGACCCCACGGCTGGGCTTCTCTCCCCTGAGAACGGGCCTAGCCACAGGACACCTCCCACAGGGCCCCTGAGACCACACTGCCTGCAGCAGCTCCCCCAGGTCCCCTCCCCACACCCGGGCAGCACTCAGCACTACATCTCCATTTGCTCACTCAAGTCGCAGGGCCTGGGGGTTAGTGCCTCCGTCTTGTTTTGCTGGGGGCCTCCAGCATCTAGAACAGGAACGTGTGCTGAAGAAAACCACTCATGCAGGGAGAGGGGCACCTCCCCACTCTAGGTGCTGCTGCTGACCCCTTCCCTGAACACCAACCCATGGCCTCCAGGCCAGGGCCACTTGAAGGACGGTGGACCACTCCGGTGGCCTGGGTTCAGGGCGGGGCCCCACAGCTGAGTTCTGGAGGGAGGGCACAGACGactgggggctgggaggggccAGGTGAGGGGTGGGAACAGCGAGGGAGCCCTGCAGGAGGGTTGCCCAGCATGGCCCCAAAGCtgatggggcagggcagggctgaaACTGCCAAGGAGTCCCAGAGCCCTGAGTGGCATCTAGCGAGGGCCCCTGACCCTGATCCCTGTAGACCCCAGCCCTTCCATGAGGGTGGCAGCCACTCCAGAGCCCAGCAGGGCCGAGGGAGAGGCAAGTGGTCTGGGCCCATGAGGCACTGGGCACAACCAGGTGTGGCACGAGGGTGCCTGGGCGTCTGCTGCCACCACGTGGCGGACTTTGAGGTCGCAGAGCCCAGGGTCCAGGCAGGAAAGCCCCTCAGCTGCCCCCAGAGCCCTGGCCCAGGCCCCTGAGGCCCAAGTGAGCCACCTGGACTTTGTCACTTCGCTTCTTGTTTCTTGGTTAAGGAGCTTGAGTTCTACGCCTTTTGTAAAGAAACGGTGGCGGCGACGGCGGATTTCAAGCTTTATTTACTCCTGGAGTGGTCCTGGGAGGAGAGGCGGCTCCGCAGAGCCGGAAACGGGGGCGGGAGCTGTTGGGTGCAGCCAGGAGGAGGCagggccggggcggggcgggcagCCATCGGGGTAACGGAGGGGGCTCCGGCCCGGGGCTGCCTGGACCGGAAAGGGGACACGGGCGGGGCTCCCCCAGCTGACCTCCCGCCGCACACGCCTGGGCCCCCACCCTCACGCCAGGCCCCCCTCTGCGGTGCAGGACGAAGGAaccctggcctcagtttccccacaggCTGGGATCAGGGCTCCTGGGGTTCCGACTGGCTCGGAGGGGGCGGCCTCACTGCAGCGGtctgggggcggggcctggggcgggggcggggcctgcgCTCACTTCCGCCCGGCGCGCGGGCTCGGATGGAAGCGGCGCGGAGGCCGCGGCTGGGGCTGAGCCGCCGGAGGCCGCCCCCAGCGGGCGGGTGAGGCCGAGGGCCGGGCGGGGGCGCGGCCGGTTTTCCCGCTGCCACGTGCTTCCCGGCGCCCCCGCGGGCCTCCCGCTCTCTTCTCCCCCTGGGGAGGGCTTCCCGCCCCCGGGCCTACCCCCCACGCCCGTCGCCCCACCCCGCACCGCCATTCAGCGCCCGCCTTGAGCCCCCCACCCCATGCCGAGCTTCCCCTGAGCTTCCCTCGCGCCGCCCCAGGCCCTCCCGCGCCTCTCCCATCATCGCGTCTCCCCTGAGCACCCCACATCTGCCCACTCTATCTTCCCCGGGCCCTCCGCAATCTCCCCAGCCATCGCCTCATCCCGCTGAGGACCCCATATTTTCACCCACACCCCCGCCCCCAGTACCCCTTGTCTCCTCACTGCCCCAGCAGCCCTTCCCCCAACCctgccccccacctcccccaccatcGAATTTCCCTCTGGTACCCCCCATCTCCCCGCTGTGTCTGCTGCAGGCCCTCCCAGGTCCCCCCACCATAGCGTTTCCCCGGCTGAGTACCCCGTCTCCTTTTTCTGTCCGCCCCAGGCCTTCTGGCGGCCGCCCCTGGTTTCTTCTGGGGGGTGATGAGCGGGAGCGGCTCTGGGCCGAGCTGCTGCGCACGGTGAGCCCAGAGCTCACCCTGGACCACGAGGTGCCTCCACTGCCCGCCTTCCCTGGACAGGTGTGCCCACCGGGCCCATCGCAGCGGGGGAGGGGTTTCCAGGGCGAGAGCCGCCGCTGGGCGAGGCCCAACAACTCCATGTTGCAGGAGCCCAGGTGCGGCCCGGAGCCCACTGAAGCCTTCACTGTCGGACCCAAGACCTTTTCCTGGACGCCCTTTCCACCAGACCTGTGGAGCCCGGGCCGCTCCTACCGGCTGCTTCGCGGGGCAGGAGGGCACCTGGAGTCCCCCGCCAGGTCCCTGCCCCAGCGCCCGGCACCTGATCCCTGCAGGGCCCCCAGAGTGGAGCAGCAGCCGTCCGTGGAGGGTACCGCCCTGCGCAGTTGCCCCATGTGCCAGAAAGAGTTCGGCCCCAGGTGAGTGGGCCACCCTGTGCCCCGCCCGGTTTTCCATCCGTGTTTGGAAACCACAGCCGTTCAGAAGGTCAAGAGGTGGCCGAGCTCAGCGCTGGCTTTTAAAGCCCTGTTTCACACGTGGAAACGTGGTCCAGTGCTGTGGCCTGGCATGTCCGGGTGGCTGGCTGTCACGGGTCTGGGGTCCCCCTGCTTTCCgtgctctgggggcagggcaggctGGGGGCCCACAGACAGCGCAGAAGGAAGGCTGGGGAGCACTGGCCCCGGGTCCACCTGGCCATCTTGGAAGCTGGTGGCACCGGCGTCCCCAGGCCCAGAGCACGGGAACACCTTCCCCAGAGTGGGTCAtgggttttaaaaatgaagatcatCTTTTTTGTCTGGAgatgctttttcttattttgaagcccactgtatacttacatatatatttttaagtaaagggGAATGGAACCCAGTTTTACTAAGAAGATAGCCCAAACTGCCCAGTGCCTGGGCTCGTGTCTGGTGACCTCGGGGCCCTTGGCCTCCTGAGCAGGCACCTGGGGCCGGCGCCGTGTGAATGATGCTGGTTCCTAACTTTTGGTTGAGTTAATGGGCGGCAGGTTTCAGATCTCACGTGGCCAGGAGACCGGGTCCTTCAGTCATGCCTGATGCCCCTGGTCTTCTAGAAGCCAAAACAGCTCGGGAATGTGAAGGGACCGGAGTCCAAAGTTAgcagccaacaacaacaacaacaacaacaaaaaggccaggcgtggtggctcaagcctgtaatcctagctctttgggaggctgaggcg
This region of Macaca fascicularis isolate 582-1 chromosome 1, T2T-MFA8v1.1 genomic DNA includes:
- the FAAP20 gene encoding Fanconi anemia core complex-associated protein 20 isoform X1, whose protein sequence is MEAARRPRLGLSRRRPPPAGGPSGGRPWFLLGGDERERLWAELLRTVSPELTLDHEVPPLPAFPGQEPRCGPEPTEAFTVGPKTFSWTPFPPDLWSPGRSYRLLRGAGGHLESPARSLPQRPAPDPCRAPRVEQQPSVEGTALRSCPMCQKEFGPRLTQLDVDSHLAQCLAESTEDVMWADSLQ
- the FAAP20 gene encoding Fanconi anemia core complex-associated protein 20 isoform X2; its protein translation is MEAARRPRLGLSRRRPPPAGGPSGGRPWFLLGGDERERLWAELLRTVSPELTLDHEVPPLPAFPGQEPRCGPEPTEAFTVGPKTFSWTPFPPDLWSPGRSYRLLRGAGGHLESPARSLPQRPAPDPCRAPRVEQQPSVEGTALRSCPMCQKEFGPRLTQLDVDSHLAQCLAESTEDVMW